Proteins encoded in a region of the Capra hircus breed San Clemente chromosome 3, ASM170441v1, whole genome shotgun sequence genome:
- the LOC102182754 gene encoding olfactory receptor 12-like → MSPHGNRNFSVVTFQEFVLDGFLGGLQTQALLSALFLALYVVAVLGNLAMMVVITLDARLHSPMYFFLKNLSFLDLCYSSVIAPKALATFLSSSKLITFTGCATQFFFFSMMGTTEAFLLAVIAYDRFMAICSPLRYPISMCPSVCARLVLGSYCGGCLNSILQTSFTFSLPFCSSSHIDHFFCDVPPLLRVACGNTALSELLLFGICGVIIVGVTIVVFTSYGYITVTILRMRSAAGRHKIFSTCGSHMTAVTVLIGIVFVTYAQPRAVESMEQGKVVSIFYTLVIPMLNPLIYSLRNKDVKDALQRLGQRHTAT, encoded by the coding sequence ATGTCACCCCATggaaatagaaacttctcagtgGTGACTTTTCAAGAGTTCGTGCTGGATGGATTTCTGGGTGGTCTGCAGACCCAGGCCCTGCTCTCTGCTCTGTTCCTGGCCCTGTACGTGGTGGCCGTCCTGGGGAACCTCGCCATGATGGTGGTCATCACCCTGGATGCCCGTCTGCACTCCCCGATGTACTTCTTCCTCAAGAACCTCTCCTTCCTGGACCTGTGCTACTCGTCTGTCATCGCCCCCAAGGCCCTGGCCACCTTCCTGTCCTCCTCCAAGCTCATCACCTTCACAGGCTGTGCCACCCAGTTCTTCTTCTTCTCCATGATGGGCACCACTGAGGCATTCCTCCTGGCTGTGATAGCCTATGACCGCTTCATGGCCATCTGCAGCCCCCTGCGCTACCCCATCTCCATGTGCCCCTCGGTCTGTGCCCGCCTGGTGCTGGGCTCCTACTGTGGGGGCTGTCTCAACTCCATCCTGCAGACCAGCTTCACATTCAGCCTCCCGTTCTGCAGCTCCAGCCACATCGACCACTTCTTCTGTGATGTGCCCCCCCTGCTCCGGGTTGCTTGTGGCAACACAGCCCTCAGTGAGCTACTCTTGTTTGGCATCTGTGGGGTCATTATTGTGGGTGTGACAATTGTGGTCTTCACCTCCTATGGCTACATCACAGTGACCATCCTGAGGATGCGCTCAGCAGCTGGACGCCACAAAATCTTCTCCACCTGTGGCTCccacatgactgcagtgactgtCCTTATTGGGATTGTCTTTGTCACATATGCCCAGCCGAGAGCTGTGGAGTCCATGGAGCAGGGCAAGGTGGTCTCCATCTTCTACACCCTGGTCATCCCGATGCTCAACCCCCTCATCTACAGCCTGAGAAACAAGGACGTGAAGGATGCCCTGCAGAGACTGGGGCAGAGACACACAGCCACGTGA